In Uranotaenia lowii strain MFRU-FL chromosome 2, ASM2978415v1, whole genome shotgun sequence, one genomic interval encodes:
- the LOC129747281 gene encoding elongation factor G, mitochondrial, with protein MTIGSFLRFRPSLVKAKSLLEATGQRFSSHTTFAEHKQLEKIRNIGISAHIDSGKTTLTERILFYTGRITQMHEVKGKDNVGATMDSMELERQRGITIQSAATYTIWKDHNINIIDTPGHVDFTVEVERALRVLDGAILVLCSVGGVQSQTLTVNRQMKRYNVPCLAFINKLDRTGANPYRVLGQLRSKLNHNAAFIQLPIGVESNCKGIVDLVKQKALYFEDQLGLTVREDEIPQDMRTECDERRHELIEHLSNADDVLGELFLEEKVPTEQDIMGAIRRSAMKRSFTPVLVGTALKNKGVQPLLDAVLNYLPHPGEVENIALIEKKGEEPEKVILNPARDGKEPFVALAFKLEAGRFGQLTYMRCYQGVLKKGDSIFNVRSGKKVRLARLVRLHSNNMEDVNEVYAGDIFALFGVDCASGDTFVTNPKLELSMESIFVPDPVVSMAIKPSNNKDRDNFSKAVARFTKEDPTFRFAYDNDIKETLVSGMGELHLEIYAQRMEREYNCPVTLGKPKVSFRETLVTACEFDYLHKKQSGGQGQYGRVTGILEPLPPNQNTSLEFSDETIGTNIPKQYVPAIEKGFRQMAEKGLLSGHKLSGIKMRLLDGAHHIVDSSDLAFMLAAQGAIKSVFENGSWQILEPIMMVEVTAPEEFQGTVIGQLNKRHGIITGTEGTEGWFTVYAEVPLNDMFGYAGELRSSTQGKGEFSMEYSRYSPCKPDVQEKLVHDYQVSQGLVVDKKQKKKN; from the exons ATGACCATCGGTAGCTTCCTCCGGTTCCGACCATCGCTGGTGAAGGCAAAATCGCTCCTGGAG GCCACAGGGCAGCGCTTTTCCAGTCACACCACATTTGCGGAACACAAACAACTGGAGAAAATTCGAAATATCGGGATCTCGGCTCACATCGACAGTGGCAAAACTACCCTTACGGAACGTATTCTGTTCTATACCGGAAGGATAACACAGATGCACGAGGTCAAGGGAAAGGACAATGTAGGCGCAACGATGGACTCGATGGAGCTGGAACGGCAGCGAGGAATTACGATTCAGTCGGCGGCCACTTATACCATTTGGAAGGACCACAACATCAACATTATTGACACCCCAGGTCATGTGGACTTTACGGTAGAAGTGGAACGTGCGCTTCGAGTTCTGGATGGAGCCATCTTGGTGCTTTGTAGCGTCGGCGGAGTACAGAGTCAAACGCTGACCGTCAACCGACAAATGAAAAG ATACAACGTCCCCTGTTTGGCATTCATCAACAAACTGGATCGCACCGGGGCAAACCCATATCGAGTCCTGGGGCAGCTGCGTTCCAAGCTGAACCACAACGCGGCCTTCATTCAGCTTCCGATCGGGGTGGAAAGCAACTGCAAAGGTATCGTGGATCTGGTCAAACAGAAAGCTCTCTACTTCGAGGACCAGCTGGGGCTGACGGTGCGTGAAGACGAGATTCCCCAGGATATGCGGACCGAGTGTGATGAGCGAAGGCACGAGCTGATCGAGCACCTATCCAATGCCGACGATGTGCTCGGGGAGCTGTTCCTGGAGGAGAAAGTTCCTACGGAGCAGGACATTATGGGAGCGATTCGTCGATCAGCGATGAAGCGATCTTTTACTCCGGTGCTCGTGGGAACGGCTTTGAAGAATAAGGGCGTTCAACCGTTGTTGGATGCGGTTTTGAATTATTTGCCTCATCCCGGGGAGGTCGAAAATATAGCTCTGATTGAAAAGAAAGGCGAAGAACCAGAGAAAGTGATTCTTAACCCAGCTAGAGACGGTAAGGAGCCGTTTGTTGCTTTGGCTTTTAAACTGGAAGCAGGTCGATTTGGTCAGTTGACTTATATGAGATGCTATCAGGGAGTGCTGAAGAAAGGTGATAGCATTTTCAATGTTCGGTCCGGTAAAAAGGTACGATTGGCAAGACTGGTTCGTCTACATTCCAACAACATGGAAGATGTGAACGAAGTCTATGCTGGTGATATTTTCGCACTTTTCGGAGTAGACTGCGCTAGCGGAGATACGTTTGTAACAAACCCGAAACTGGAACTATCTATGGAATCGATCTTTGTCCCAGATCCAGTCGTTTCAATGGCAATTAAACCAAGCAACAACAAAGATCGTGACAACTTTTCTAAAGCTGTGGCTCGCTTCACAAAAGAGGATCCAACATTCCGATTTGCGTACGATAACGACATAAAAGAAACCTTAGTCTCAGGAATGGGTGAACTGCATTTGGAAATCTACGCCCAACGAATGGAACGGGAATATAATTGTCCAGTTACCCTAGGAAAGCCAAAGGTTTCATTCCGTGAAACGTTGGTAACGGCTTGCGAATTCGATTACCTTCACAAGAAGCAGTCCGGTGGACAGGGACAGTACGGTAGGGTAACCGGAATACTGGAACCGCTGCCACCAAATCAAAATACTTCTCTGGAATTTTCGGACGAAACCATTGGTACTAATATTCCGAAACAATATGTACCCGCCATCGAAAAGGGGTTCCGTCAGATGGCCGAAAAAGGTCTTCTCTCTGGTCATAAACTGTCAGGCATTAAAATGCGACTGTTGGATGGTGCCCACCATATTGTGGATTCCTCCGATCTAGCTTTCATGTTGGCTGCCCAGGGAGCCATCAAGAGTGTCTTCGAGAATGGTTCGTGGCAAATTTTGGAACCCATTATGATGGTTGAGGTAACGGCACCTGAAGAGTTCCAAGGAACCGTTATTGGGCAGTTGAATAAACGGCACGGTATCATCACTGGAACCGAGGGTACCGAAGGATGGTTCACTGTGTATGCCGAAGTACCGTTGAACGATATGTTCGGATATGCGGGAGAATTGCGATCCAGTACCCAGGGCAAGGGCGAGTTCAGCATGGAATATAGTAGGTATTCACCGTGCAAACCAGATGTGCAGGAGAAATTGGTGCATGACTATCAAGTCTCCCAAGGTTTAGTGGTGGACAAGaagcaaaagaagaaaaattaa